In Gemmatimonadota bacterium, the sequence CAATCGCCAAGTTTGTTAACACCTCCATTCTCGTAACGACGTCTTTTATATTGCTACCATCCCTATCAGCTCGCTGAATCTTTTTATTCACAGAACTCACCCAATACATCGACAGTGTAGGCGGAGGCGGAGGTGGAGGCGGAGGTGGAGGCGGAGGCGGAGGCGGAAGAGTGACTTTCTCTGCAACCCCAAAGAGTGAAAACCTATTGGCAAATGCACAGACCACATTGCCATCCACACGCTGTTCCTCGAGCATTTCCCAATCTCTGCGACTCCCATCGTAGTAGATCATGACCGGATCAAAAACATCCTCTGGCACAGACAGACAAATCTCCACAGGCTCACTCAACACATCGTCGATATCAACGTTTCGCTTGCTGACCAGAGCCTTTAAGTCTATATCGAAAAGCGATGTAAGGTCGGTAAAGGTAAACCCGCTATGAGGGGAAACAGACGGTACACCGGAAACGTCAACCTCGAGGATTTCTACAAAGATCCCCTCAATCTCCTCCTGAGAGATGTTAGCAGGAATAGCCGTTCGCCTGAGAATGATTCTGCTCCCTTCACCAGTGAAACTCGAGAGATCAATTTCCGCGCTTGCCATATCTCCCTCACCCTGAAATTGTGCAAGTTCCGATTTCACTTTTTGCGGCTTATAGACTGGCGTACCTGAAATTGGCTCAGACCAGTCGCTTGCACCATCCGTATTCCAGGTGCGAACTCGAACCTGATACAATTGACCATTGATCAAGTATGGATCGCGATACTGGGGAACTTTTAACTTATAGTAATAAACAGACGTATTAGTGCGACCATAGATGGTCTTCCGGTTTCCCCATGTGCCTTCTTCACCCTTGCGAATCTCGGTATGATAACCTCGTATAGGAGGCTTACCAGGTTTATTGACTGCCGCCGCGTAGTAGATACTGAGAGACCGGTCGTCCGGAATGACCGTAAAATTCGACGGTGGCAAGGGTGGTGGTTCCTTCACATCATTGAGGGTTACCTTCACCACAATACTCGCGGTTCTACCACCTCGACCATCATTTGCATTAACTGTAACCCAGTAGCTATTCTTTTTTTCATAGTCGTAGATTATTTCTTCCTTTGTCTGAATCTGTCCCGTGCGTGCATCAATAGTAAAACTATCTTTATCTACACCGCTCAAGCTATATGTAAGGGAATCTCCATCCGCATCTGTCGCAGAAATGGGATCGCCTATCGGTTGCTCCGACGGGATGTTTTCAGGTATTGAGCGTGCCACAGGAGACCTCGACGTAAATACTGGCACGCGGTTCAACAACTTGCTATTGCTGTTTCCAAGTACAATACCCGCAGGCTTTCCGAATTCCATCCTGAGAACATCTTTCACATTCTGACCATTAAGATCCGCACGCTGGATCTTTTTTGCGCCATTGTCTGTCCAATACATCTTGTTGCTTGATAAATCTAACGTAATGCCCCATGGAACGCCCAATCCAGTAACCAAATCTTCGATATTTTCACCGTTGAGATCCGCGCGCTGAACCTTATCCGTGCTATTGTCCACCCAGTACATTTTCCCCCCTGATACATCCAAAGCAATGCCAGCGGGACCAACCAATCCAGTAACCAAATCTTCGATATTTTCACCGTTGAGATCCGCACGCTGGATTTTATCTGTACCACGGTCTGTCCAATACATCTTGTTGCTTGATAAATCTAACGCAATGCCAACGGGCGAACTCAGATCAGTAACCAAATCTTCGATATTTTCACCGTTGAGATCCGCACGCTGGATTTTATCTGTACCACGGTCTGTCCAATACATCTTGTTGCTTGATAAATCTAACGCAATGCCAACGGGCGAACTCAGATCAGTAACCAAATCTTCGATATTTTCACCGTTGAGATCCGCACGCTGGATTTTATCTGTACCACGGTCTGTCCAATACATCTTGTTGCTTGATAAATCTAACGCAATGCCAACGGGCGAATCCAAGCCAGTAACCAGGCTATGGGTATTCTGACCATCAAGGTAGGCACTCTGGATTCCATTCTGGTGATTGTCCACCCAGTACATCGCTACTGACGAAGCGTTTGTAGCAGCACGCGCAACAGCGTTAGAGGAAGATGGTTCCTGGATATCTTTGCCAAGACTACTAACAAAACTTTGAAGATCTTCAGTCGCAATCTTGCCATCGCTATTCAAGTCGTATTTTGCCTCATACTTTTCTTCACCTTCCTGAGACCCAAACGCATCGACAAAGAGCAAAAAGTCAGAAACATCCACAACTCCATTACCGTCAAAATCAGGCGAAGGTTCCGCAGCGAGAGATAAGGTTTGACTCAACAGAGCAATGACCATAATTACCAGGGACATAGCAGAGACCGAACACTTTCACAGGTAGATTGGTGGTGTGGATTTGGTCCTATAATTTCAATTATAGAATGCAATACTGGTGCCAATGTAAAGGCACCCTGAATATTTTTCGTAAGATATTGTTTCTATTGCAGATAAAAAAATAAAAGCCAGACTGTACTTTTATTAAAGGGCCAAATATGACCCCCAAAAAAACAGAATGGCTCTTATATTATTTATTAACAAATATTTATGCTCAAAGGGTCATATTTGGCCTCAAAAGACCAAATGTGACCCTCATTGGGGACGTTTAATACCCAGCTTTCTCATTTTGCCATACAGGGTAGAAGACGGTAATTTCAGCAGAGTTGCTGCTCCCCTATCTCCCTTTACCTGCCAGTTGGTGACTTTGAGCACTTCGAGGATA encodes:
- a CDS encoding cadherin domain-containing protein: MSLVIMVIALLSQTLSLAAEPSPDFDGNGVVDVSDFLLFVDAFGSQEGEEKYEAKYDLNSDGKIATEDLQSFVSSLGKDIQEPSSSNAVARAATNASSVAMYWVDNHQNGIQSAYLDGQNTHSLVTGLDSPVGIALDLSSNKMYWTDRGTDKIQRADLNGENIEDLVTDLSSPVGIALDLSSNKMYWTDRGTDKIQRADLNGENIEDLVTDLSSPVGIALDLSSNKMYWTDRGTDKIQRADLNGENIEDLVTGLVGPAGIALDVSGGKMYWVDNSTDKVQRADLNGENIEDLVTGLGVPWGITLDLSSNKMYWTDNGAKKIQRADLNGQNVKDVLRMEFGKPAGIVLGNSNSKLLNRVPVFTSRSPVARSIPENIPSEQPIGDPISATDADGDSLTYSLSGVDKDSFTIDARTGQIQTKEEIIYDYEKKNSYWVTVNANDGRGGRTASIVVKVTLNDVKEPPPLPPSNFTVIPDDRSLSIYYAAAVNKPGKPPIRGYHTEIRKGEEGTWGNRKTIYGRTNTSVYYYKLKVPQYRDPYLINGQLYQVRVRTWNTDGASDWSEPISGTPVYKPQKVKSELAQFQGEGDMASAEIDLSSFTGEGSRIILRRTAIPANISQEEIEGIFVEILEVDVSGVPSVSPHSGFTFTDLTSLFDIDLKALVSKRNVDIDDVLSEPVEICLSVPEDVFDPVMIYYDGSRRDWEMLEEQRVDGNVVCAFANRFSLFGVAEKVTLPPPPPPPPPPPPPPPPTLSMYWVSSVNKKIQRADRDGSNIKDVVTRMEVLTNLAIAGDKVYWTGYTGTVFNRQGKIQRADLDGSNVEDLITTGLKSPTDIALDVSGGKMYWTDSSRQKIQRADLDGSNVEDLITTGLSNPI